The Lewinella sp. 4G2 nucleotide sequence ACTGGTTTTGCCAGCCCCATCCCCGTATCCGAAGGGAATACGACGATGACTGTCCGGGTATGGTCCCCCACGGCGGGCACAAACGTCCGCCTCAAGATTGAGGATGCCGGCGACGCCACGGTAAGCGTGGAGACGGAGGCTACCACTACTATCGCCATGAACTGGGAGGTATTGACCTTTGATTTCGCCAACCAGGCGGCGGGTACGGCGCCAATCAACTTTGCGTCGAATTACAATAAGGCCACCATCTTCTTCGATTTCGGTAACTCTCCTACGGAGGCGGCTACCTACTTCTGGGACGACGTACAGTTTGATGAAGGTAACGGCGGTGGCGGCGACGCGCTGCTCGATCTGCCCATCACCTTTGACAACTCAGATGTCTCTTACGGTTTTATCGACTTCGGAGGTGCGATGTCTAACCGGATCGAAGATCCCACGATGGCGGGTAACCAGGTGGGAGAATTCACCAAGACTGCTGGAGCTTTGCTTTTCGCTGGTACCGTACTCATCACTCAGGATGGCCCCAACGAAGCACTGGCCAGCCGGATCAACTTCACGGAGGATGCTAACGTGATCTCCATGCGCGTATGGTCGCCTACCGCCGGCACCCCGGTACGGATCAAGGTAGAGAATGCCGCCGACGGCGGCCAATCCGTTGAAGCCCAGGTGAACACTACCGTGGCAATGGAATGGGAGACCCTGTTCTTTGATTTCCGCGAAGAGATTGAGGGTGCACCGATCGACTACAACCGCGTGTACGACAAGATCGTCGTCTTCTTTGATTTTGGCAGCACGCCAATGACGATCGAGGAGGAAGCTACTTACTACTACGATGACATCATCTTCACTGGCGACAACGAAGGTGGCGACGGCGGCGGTGGCGGTACGGATGAGAATCTCGTAGCCCTCCCCGTAGACTTCAACAACCCGATGACCAATCACGATCTTGGTGACTTCGCCGGCGCCAGTTCCACGCTGGTGGCGGACCCGACTGACGCCTCAAACACCGTAGTGGAAACCGTGAAGAACATTGGCGCTCAGACGTTTGCCGGTACCACCATGGGTGCTACTAACGGTATGCGTGAAGCCATCGGTTTCAATGAGAACCAGAATACCGTCAGCGTCCGCGTTTGGTCTCCTACGGCGGGCACACCCGTTCGCGTGAAGGTGGAGAACGCCGACGATGGATCCATCAGCGTGGAAACGGAAGTACTCACTACCGTTGCCATGGAATGGGAAACGCTCGAGTTCGACTTCCGCGAGAACGCTACGGAGAACACGCTGAACTACGATGCCGTCTACGATAAGCTGACGATCTTCTTTGACTTCGGTAACGCAGCGGCCGTCGCCTCCACTTACTACTGGGATGACGTAATTCTGCTTGACGCTACATCCGTCACGGCCCCAATCACCGGCGTGCTTGGCGCCTACCCGAACCCCGTTGCGGACCGCCTCACCCTGACTGCTCCCCGTCAGATGGACCAGATCACGGTTTACTCCATGACCGGAGCCAAAGTCGGTACCTGGGCAGCTGGTTCCGACCGGATGGACCTCGACGTTGCGCACTTCGTGCCCGGCACCTACGTAGCCATCGTGGTTGCCGGCGATGAGGTGTACTCCGTGAAGTTTATGCGCCGCTAAACGTTAAGCGAAAGCATGGCGACTCTGCTTTGCTTTCGCTTTTACAGAAAAGCTTTTTGTACTATTGAGTTTTAATGATCACCTGTGGATGGCAATTGCCGTCCGCAGGTTTTTTTTTGCGCGTGGCGCTTGATCCGTAATAAGTATTATTCCATCCGCTACGGGCATTTTGGGACATGAAACGCATCAATAGTACTTTCCGCCCCACCATTGCTTGAGCCGTTCCAGGATGGTCTTTTCGCTGGGGTTATTGGGCTTGGGGACGAAGAAGGCGGTGCCCGACAATTCCTCCGGCAGGTATTCCTGGGCCTTGAAATTGCCGGGGTTATCGTGGCTGTAATTGTAGTTTTTGCCGTAATCCAGTTGCTTCATCAGCTTCGTGGGCGCATTACGCAGGTGCAGAGGAACGGGGAGGGTGCCCGTCTTCCGAACGGCGGACTGGGCAGCACCGATGGCGGCGTAGCTCGAGTTTGATTTCGGGCTGGAGGCCAAATAAACGGTAGCCTGTGAAAGGATGATCCGTGCTTCGGGGAAGCCCACCATCTGGGCTGCCTGGGCGGCCGTGGTAGCTAGCAACAGGGCGTTAGGATTGGCCAACCCAATGTCTTCCGACGCGGAAATAATGAGCCGCCGGGTGATGAACTTTACGTCTTCCCCGCCCTCGATCATACGTGCGAGCCAGTACACGGCGCCGTTCGGGTCGGAGCCGCGGATGGATTTGATCATGGCCGAGGCGATGTCGTAATGCTGTTCCCCGGTCTTATCGTAACGGGTGGGATTGGAGTGGATCCGTGCTTTGATGCGGGCTTCGTCCACCACGATTGCTTCCCCTTCGCTTGGCGCGTCGTTGGTGACCAATTCGATGAGGTTGTACAGTCGGCGTCCGTCGCCACCGGAGTAGCGGAAGAGGCTTTCGTAGTCGTCGATCCTAATTTGCTTGCCCTTTAGCATTGTATCCTGCGTCAGCGCCCGATCGACCATGCTTTTGAGTTCGTCAGCACTCAGTGGCTCGAGGATGTAAACCTGGCAGCGGCTAAGGAGGGCGGGGATGACCTCGAAACTGGGGTTCTCCGTCGTGGCCCCGATAAGGGTGACGGTACCGGCTTCGACGGCGCCGAGGAGACTGTCCTGCTGCGACTTGGAGAAACGGTGGATCTCATCGATGAAGAGGATGGGGGAGGCGCGGTCAAAAAACCGCCCCCGCTTGGCCTTGTCGATGGTTTCGCGCACGTCCTTTACTCCGGAATTGATGGCGGAGAGCATATAAAAGGGTACCTCCAGCTGGCTGGAAATGATCTTCGCCAGGGTGGTTTTGCCCACGCCGGGTGGGCCCCACAGAATGAAGCTCGGTAAACGCTTGGTTTCGACTGCTTGCCGAAGGACGGCCCCCGGGCCAACGAGATGCGTTTGGCCGACGTAGTCGTCCAGGGTGGAGGGGCGCATTCTTTCGGCTAGGGGTTGCATGGTTTTTGGTTTGGGAGTGAAGGTATGCGATTCACTCGATTCGGCTTATGCTGATGGTTCTTTCTGCTCCTGGCCTCCAAGCCAGGCCTTCCCTGTAGTCTGGCCTTTAGGCCAGGCAGTGTAGACATGCCTGCAATCTCGTCGAGCACTTCTTCTGTGACACTTCATTTCAGAAGAAAAGAAGCAAAATTCTTGTCCTTTAACCGTGGCTTAACGCGATTGTGCTTTCGGCTCCTTGCCTCCAGGCCGGGTTTCTTCAAGCTTTAGGGATTTGATTTTCTCCTCTACCACTTCTTTTGTGACCAAAAGAAGCAAAAGTCTTGTCCTGTGCAGGTGGCTTAACGCAAAATTTCTTCGGATTGGCTAAACGCTGCAAACTCGCTCAGCGATCTGTTTTTCAAGCTCAATCTTCAGCCTGCATTAGACTTCGGTTCCAATCATCAACAGCATCAGCTCGAACAGCGCAGCGTTCTTCACGCCAATCCGAAGAAATTTTACTACCACCTGCAAGGGACGGATATCTCTCAAGGCTTCAGGTATCCTATCTAAAATTTAAAATCCAACGTCTAACGTCTCAATAAAAAACCATTGCCCGATGAGGGATACCATCCTCATCGTAAATATCCCCAACACCCTCGAAGCCTACGCTGCCGTAGAAATCTTGCAGGTGGGCCTGGGCGCTGATCTTGATGGCTTGCTTTCCCCATAGGTCGAATAGGGCAGCGATGGAGGTGGTCATTAGCGGGCGGCCGACGCCTTTGCCGCGGGCGAAGGGGGCGGTGATCACGCGGCCGATGCTGGCGTACTCGGGATAGGAGACACCTTTGGGTACCAGGCGGGTGTAGGCGGCGAGGCGGCCCTCTTCGGTGAGGCCGAGGACGTGGTGGGAGGCTTGGTCCTTATCGTCCAGATCCTGGTAAGGGCAATTTTGTTCTACTACGAATACTGCGGCGCGGAGGCGGAGGATGGCGTAAAGCTGGTCGCGGCTGAGGGCATCGTAGGCCAGGGTTTGGTAGTGGAGCTGCATGGCGCCAAGATAGAAACCAAGGCGAGTTTGGGGCTGCTCGATTGTCCGGGATGATGGTGCTGCTGGTTAACAGCCGCCGCTGGAAACGATGATCAGCGTCGTGCCCACCACGCGGATCTCGATGGCGCTCATCTCTGCATGGAAGATCAGGGCCTGGTTGGAGGGTACTTCCAAAATGTAGAAAGTTTCGCCGCTTTCGTCTTCGCGGGCTTCCCGGAGGTATTTGGTGGTGCCGAAGAACTGGTCCGCGATCAGGAAGCCTTCGTTGAGGGAAGCGAAGGGGAAAACGTAGGAGGTGGCGCCGTAGCCTTCGCCCTGTTCCATGGTGCAAGTCAGGCCGTCGCGGTAGGAGTAGAGGTAGCGTTCTTGGTAGTAGGCTTGGTCGCGGGACTCGAAATTACTGGTATCGGGGCGGCCGCCGATCGACTCCAACCAGGCGAACAGGTCGGGTTCCCCGTTGACAATCGAGGGTGGGTCGAAGCGGGAGAGGAACCCGGCATACACCCAACCGGTGCCGCCTTCGTATTTGACTTCCACGTAGTGATCCAGCATACTCCAGGCGTCGGAGGTGACAGCCTCGTCATAAAAGTCAATATCGAATGCAGCGTAGGTGGGCAGCAGCAATTGTTCCCCGTATTCACCCGTCAATTCTACCTGGGTGCCGTGGTTCAATTTGCCAATTTTTTCGGCCTCCGCGTCACCGGCGGCTCGCACGGTTAGCCCGGATTTGGCCCACACGTGCATGGTTTGCTGGGCGTGCAGCGTCGTAGTAAACAGGAGGGCAAGCAGGAGAAAGCGCATGATGGTCGTCGTTTGTTGGGCCAAAGATGCGGTCTTTTCTACTGCACCAAAAAGGGAACTAATATCCGCTGGCGATCAATTAGTATTTGCACGAGCCAAGCAATTCTTCTTTTAGGAGCGCCGAATGCGTACGTGACTTATCAGA carries:
- a CDS encoding T9SS type A sorting domain-containing protein — translated: MRSCFTIFVMLLLSTFVAAQTTILDFEGAAPETIDFNGSATTVIANPDQSGENTSAMVAQNVVPAGAAFAGSIRPISVDFANGTLFTLQVWSPIANAPVLLKLEEGGGGAFTERQAVASGAAMSWQTVEFDFGGEAIRSYPNITLFMNFNVIGGEELTFFYDNLIQTVGGGGGGGGVAGPSSAAPTPTRDASDVVSLYSDAYDNVTVATFAAGFSNATLIDTSFDNNPTLYYQNLGFAGIETGPEDGLDLVEAEMTHLHMSFYSPNSTIFKVKLVDFGGDGFGGDNADLEFEVPAFPAQNEWVSVEIPLVAFFGVPLTDVAQIIIVSEPFPSSDVFIDNIYFYRDDSPVLSQVDLPVTFDEAGVDYSLFDFEGASSMLVDDPTMTGNTVVSTTKNAGAATFAGTTITAAGPPQTGFASPIPVSEGNTTMTVRVWSPTAGTNVRLKIEDAGDATVSVETEATTTIAMNWEVLTFDFANQAAGTAPINFASNYNKATIFFDFGNSPTEAATYFWDDVQFDEGNGGGGDALLDLPITFDNSDVSYGFIDFGGAMSNRIEDPTMAGNQVGEFTKTAGALLFAGTVLITQDGPNEALASRINFTEDANVISMRVWSPTAGTPVRIKVENAADGGQSVEAQVNTTVAMEWETLFFDFREEIEGAPIDYNRVYDKIVVFFDFGSTPMTIEEEATYYYDDIIFTGDNEGGDGGGGGTDENLVALPVDFNNPMTNHDLGDFAGASSTLVADPTDASNTVVETVKNIGAQTFAGTTMGATNGMREAIGFNENQNTVSVRVWSPTAGTPVRVKVENADDGSISVETEVLTTVAMEWETLEFDFRENATENTLNYDAVYDKLTIFFDFGNAAAVASTYYWDDVILLDATSVTAPITGVLGAYPNPVADRLTLTAPRQMDQITVYSMTGAKVGTWAAGSDRMDLDVAHFVPGTYVAIVVAGDEVYSVKFMRR
- a CDS encoding replication-associated recombination protein A, with the protein product MQPLAERMRPSTLDDYVGQTHLVGPGAVLRQAVETKRLPSFILWGPPGVGKTTLAKIISSQLEVPFYMLSAINSGVKDVRETIDKAKRGRFFDRASPILFIDEIHRFSKSQQDSLLGAVEAGTVTLIGATTENPSFEVIPALLSRCQVYILEPLSADELKSMVDRALTQDTMLKGKQIRIDDYESLFRYSGGDGRRLYNLIELVTNDAPSEGEAIVVDEARIKARIHSNPTRYDKTGEQHYDIASAMIKSIRGSDPNGAVYWLARMIEGGEDVKFITRRLIISASEDIGLANPNALLLATTAAQAAQMVGFPEARIILSQATVYLASSPKSNSSYAAIGAAQSAVRKTGTLPVPLHLRNAPTKLMKQLDYGKNYNYSHDNPGNFKAQEYLPEELSGTAFFVPKPNNPSEKTILERLKQWWGGKYY
- a CDS encoding GNAT family N-acetyltransferase, producing MQLHYQTLAYDALSRDQLYAILRLRAAVFVVEQNCPYQDLDDKDQASHHVLGLTEEGRLAAYTRLVPKGVSYPEYASIGRVITAPFARGKGVGRPLMTTSIAALFDLWGKQAIKISAQAHLQDFYGSVGFEGVGDIYDEDGIPHRAMVFY
- a CDS encoding SH3 domain-containing protein, coding for MRFLLLALLFTTTLHAQQTMHVWAKSGLTVRAAGDAEAEKIGKLNHGTQVELTGEYGEQLLLPTYAAFDIDFYDEAVTSDAWSMLDHYVEVKYEGGTGWVYAGFLSRFDPPSIVNGEPDLFAWLESIGGRPDTSNFESRDQAYYQERYLYSYRDGLTCTMEQGEGYGATSYVFPFASLNEGFLIADQFFGTTKYLREAREDESGETFYILEVPSNQALIFHAEMSAIEIRVVGTTLIIVSSGGC